One Triticum dicoccoides isolate Atlit2015 ecotype Zavitan chromosome 4B, WEW_v2.0, whole genome shotgun sequence genomic window carries:
- the LOC119291648 gene encoding salicylic acid-binding protein 2-like, producing the protein MEAPADQTSSKHIVLVHGACVGGWAWFKVATRLRDAGHRVSTPDLAASGVDPRPLREVPTFFDYTKPLLDLLESLPPGEKVVLVGHSLGGVNIALACELFPEKVAAAVFLSAFMPDHRSSPAYVLEKFVEGGTLDWMDTEFKPQDPEGKLPTAMQFGPLVTRAKFLQLCSPEDLTLGRSLMRVGSMFVEDLRLQPPYTEARYGSVRRVFIVLKDDNAIVEGFQRWMVQNYPVDEVKEIDGADHMALFSTPAEVAHCLADIAVKYAA; encoded by the exons ATGGAGGCTCCGGCGGACCAAACCAGCAGCAAGCACATCGTTCTGGTGCACGGCGCATGCGTCGGCGGCTGGGCCTGGTTCAAGGTGGCCACGCGGCTCAGGGACGCCGGCCACCGCGTCAGCACGCCTGACCTCGCGGCGTCGGGCGTCGACCCCAGGCCGCTGCGCGAGGTGCCGACGTTCTTCGACTACACCAAGCCGCTGCTGGACCTCCTGGAGTCCCTCCCGCCCGGGGAGAAGGTGGTGCTCGTCGGCCACAGCCTCGGCGGCGTGAACATCGCCCTCGCCTGCGAGCTGTTCCCGGAGAAGGTCGCCGCCGCGGTGTTCCTCTCCGCCTTTATGCCGGACCACAGGTCGTCGCCGGCGTACGTGCTCGAAAAG TTCGTGGAGGGGGGAACGCTTGACTGGATGGACACAGAGTTTAAGCCTCAAGATCCTGAGGGCAAGCTTCCTACTGCCATGCAGTTCGGGCCGCTGGTCACCCGAGCAAAGTTCTTGCAGCTGTGCTCGCCGGAG GATCTGACGCTGGGAAGATCTCTGATGAGAGTCGGTTCGATGTTCGTGGAGGACCTGAGACTGCAGCCACCATACACCGAGGCTCGCTACGGGTCGGTGCGCAGGGTGTTCATCGTCCTCAAGGACGACAACGCCATCGTAGAGGGGTTCCAACGGTGGATGGTGCAGAACTACCCCGTCGACGAGGTCAAGGAAATCGACGGCGCGGACCACATGGCGTTGTTCTCGACGCCGGCCGAGGTAGCGCACTGCCTCGCCGACATCGCTGTCAAGTATGCTGCCTGA